A stretch of Prunus dulcis chromosome 6, ALMONDv2, whole genome shotgun sequence DNA encodes these proteins:
- the LOC117632326 gene encoding probable 1-deoxy-D-xylulose-5-phosphate synthase 2, chloroplastic — translation MAVSGLFVRPNPYLSPCLNTPNPRLNHSCRKQLCLKASAGNADSEEDRKLIRKGKDGWNIDYSGEKPGTPLLDTINYPAHMKNLSTEDLEQLAAELRVDIVYSVSQSGGHLSSSLGVVELAVALHHVFNTPDDKIIWDVGHQAYPHKILTGRRSKMHTIRKTSGLAGFPKRDESVYDAFGAGHSSTSISAGLGMAVARDLLGKNNNIISVIGDGAMTAGQAYEAMNNAGFLDSNLIVILNDNKQVSLPTATLDGPAMPVGALSGALTKLQSSTQFRKLREAAKSITKQIGGQTHQVAAKVDEYARGMISASGSTLFEELGLYYIGPVDGHNVSDLVTIFQRVKAMPAPGPVLIHIMTEKGKGYPPAEAAADKMHGVVKFDPRTGQQFKTKSSTLSYTQYFAESLIKEAEIDDKIVAIHAAMGGGTGLNYFQKRFPDRCFDVGIAEQHAVTFAAGLAAEGLKPFCAIYSSFLQRGYDQVVHDVDLQKLPVRFAMDRAGLVGADGPTHCGAFDITYMACLPNMVVMAPSDEAELMHMVATAAAIDDRPSCFRFPRGNGIGSLLPANNKGTPLEIGKGRILMEGSRVAILGYGSIVQQCVEAASMLKTRDISVTVADARFCKPLDTDLIKQLAKEHEILITVEEGSIGGFGSHVSHFLSLSCILDGPLKLRAMVLPDRYIDHGAPQDQLEEAGLSSRHISATVLSLLGRPKEALRFK, via the exons ATGGCGGTCTCTGGCTTATTTGTTAGACCAAACCCATACCTCTCTCCATGCCTCAACACTCCAAATCCAAGGCTAAATCATAGTTGCAGAAAACAG CTGTGTTTGAAGGCTTCTGCTGGTAACGCAGACAGCGAGGAGGACCGAAAGCTGatcagaaaaggaaaagacggATGGAATATCGATTACTCCGGTGAAAAACCAGGCACGCCATTGCTGGACACAATCAATTACCCAGCTCACATGAAGAATCTATCCACAGAG GATCTCGAACAACTAGCAGCAGAGCTCAGAGTAGATATTGTTTACAGTGTTTCACAGTCAGGAGGACATCTGAGCTCAAGCTTAGGTGTGGTGGAGCTGGCAGTGGCACTGCATCATGTGTTCAACACCCCTGACGACAAGATCATATGGGATGTTGGTCATCAG GCATATCCTCATAAAATTCTTACAGGAAGGAGATCCAAGATGCACACAATCAGGAAAACTTCAGGCCTTGCAGGTTTTCCTAAAAGGGATGAGAGTGTTTACGATGCTTTCGGTGCAGGGCATAGTTCTACAAGCATATCTGCTGGTTTAG GCATGGCAGTCGCAAGAGACCTACTTGGGAAGaataacaatataatttcagtGATTGGCGATGGAGCCATGACTGCAGGGCAAGCATATGAAGCCATGAACAATGCAGGATTCCTTGATTCGAACCTGATCGTTATACTGAATGACAATAAGCAGGTCTCTTTACCGACCGCCACACTTGATGGGCCTGCAATGCCAGTTGGAGCCCTCAGCGGTGCTCTAACCAAGCTCCAATCAAGCACCCAGTTTCGCAAACTTCGTGAGGCTGCAAAG AGCATCACGAAGCAAATTGGAGGCCAAACGCATCAGGTTGCAGCAAAAGTAGATGAGTATGCAAGGGGGATGATCAGTGCTTCTGGGTCCACTCTCTTTGAGGAGCTTGGGTTATATTATATTGGTCCAGTGGATGGGCACAATGTTTCAGACTTAGTTACCATATTCCAGAGAGTGAAAGCCATGCCTGCCCCAGGTCCTGTTTTAATCCACATCATGacagagaaaggaaaaggcTATCCCCCAGCCGAGGCCGCAGCTGACAAAATGCATG GTGTTGTCAAATTTGACCCAAGAACAGGCCAGCAATTTAAGACCAAATCCTCTACACTTTCATATACTCAGTACTTTGCTGAATCTTTAATAAAGGAAGCGGAAATAGATGACAAAATTGTAGCCATCCACGCAGCAATGGGTGGCGGCACTGGTCTCAATTATTTCCAGAAGAGGTTTCCAGATCGTTGCTTCGATGTGGGGATTGCTGAGCAACATGCTGTTACATTTGCAGCTGGATTAGCTGCAGAAGGTCTCAAGCCATTCTGTGCTATCTACTCATCATTCCTGCAACGAGGATATGATCAG GTGGTTCATGATGTAGATCTTCAAAAACTACCTGTCCGCTTTGCAATGGATCGAGCTGGCTTGGTTGGTGCAGATGGGCCCACCCACTGTGGAGCATTTGATATCACGTACATGGCTTGCTTGCCCAACATGGTGGTTATGGCTCCATCAGATGAAGCTGAACTGATGCACATGGTCGCCACAGCAGCAGCCATAGATGATAGACCTAGCTGCTTCAGGTTTCCAAGAGGCAATGGTATTGGATCACTTCTTCCTGCTAATAACAAAGGAACCCCACTTGAG ATTGGTAAAGGAAGAATACTGATGGAAGGCAGCAGAGTTGCAATTTTGGGGTATGGTTCTATAGTTCAACAATGTGTTGAAGCTGCAAGCATGCTGAAAACCAGGGACATATCGGTGACAGTAGCCGATGCAAGATTTTGCAAACCTCTGGATACAGATCTAATCAAGCAATTGGCCAAGGAGCATGAAATCCTTATTACAGTCGAAGAAGGTTCAATTGGAGGTTTTGGGTCTCATGTATCCCACTTCCTAAGTTTAAGTTGTATTCTGGATGGACCACTCAAG TTGAGAGCAATGGTACTTCCTGATAGATACATTGATCATGGAGCACCCCAGGATCAGCTTGAAGAAGCAGGGCTCTCCTCAAGGCATATCTCAGCCACAGTATTATCTCTCTTGGGGAGGCCAAAAGAAGCTCTTCGGTTCAAGTGA